The DNA window TATGAGATAAACAGTGTCAGGGGGTGACGAAAAAGAAAGCATGTATGGGGTGATCAATTATCTGATTCTGTCTGGACTAAAATTATCTGGGGACCTCCTGTTATTTAAGATCTACCCACCCCCATCTGAGTGTTTTGTGCAGCACATTGAAAGTGaataaatcaattaattcaACAAATCTCCACAATCATTTTGATCATCAGATTATCCTGAAACATCCAGTAGGTCTCCGTCCCAATAGCCTCCTACATTTGTACTCCATTAATAATTCCCACTACAGCTTCTATAATCCGTACcctgacagagggagaaaacTGTGGGGATAAAAACTAAATAACATGGCGCTGTTTCACACCAGACTTATTAATCAAACGATCTCTTTTTTTACGGAAGGTAATATGAGTTTTTGCTTAACAGATAATAGACATAGATTATTAACATACACAATCTATGCAATTATTGTATTACAAATCATAAGAGGACCCCAGGTAATATTAGTCTCATGGGACAGGGGCTTTGGATCATTATCttgttgtttaatttaattctcTTTTTCATATCTCAGTCATGAGATACTGAGATGGCTACTGTATCTTATTCGTTCTCCCTACCTGAAAATTGCTGACGCACTGAACTATGGGAAGTAGCTTActtgtcttttctgtctttttgatTGGTAAGCACTCACTCCATGTCGGCTTTAAGTGGCTGTAAAAGGTTTATAATCAtgtaattttgtttatttgtctttattctCCAATGTGGGATGGTGAACTCTTGTCAAACTCTTATCCAGCTGTTCATACTTTGTTTTAGGAAGTTCACAGTAAGGCTTGCTAGTATAATTTGGAGTGGTTTTGACCAGTAGGAGGACAGGAAGTGGACGCTGATGTGTTGTGTTGCAGCCAAATGGTGAAATGTGcctgtttaaaaataaactgagCATACAGATGGACAGCAGAGTTGATAATTATGCAGCGGGAGTAATTTGAGAAGTTTAAGTGGATGTGTTAAAACTctatttttgctgtgaaaaccaTTTACGCCTCCATTTGAATCTACTGTAACCACCATTAATCTAAGCCTTTAATAGGAAATGAGTGTTTTAAACTTGCAAGATGCTGTGAATTTTGGGTGGAGTACCACTTCCAGCTTTAAGGTTACTCCACAGAAAGTACATACCACTACCTGTAACAGCAGTTTTTCTTTAAGAGGAATTCTTCTCTCTGTATTTACTTACTGCAACACATTGgtataatgaaaacacaaactgaCTTAAGTTTGACATTGGCCTAACCCGtcttttattttactgtcaGTGGAGCAAAAACTGCCCTTACTTCCTAAAATTAAACCCTGGGCATCTCCCTAAGCACTGGACCTGACAAATGTCGGTCTAACATCTGCATTTATGGTGCCTGCCGCCATTTTTCATGGTGGGGACTTTGAAATGGTTTCCATGGTATGGGCGCCTGCAGTGCTGTGTTCATCCAAAGCCCATGGGCACATCAATTAAAATGGAAATTGTGTTGTCGcaaagggagagggagagaggcaggTGCAGCCCAAACATCTGGTTGATGCCCGATCCCACACATTCACCCCTAAAGCCTCTCACAGCATAAGCCCCGCCGCTCAGGGCCAAGTCCTGTGGTTGGCAGGGGCAGGGTGTGAATCTTGGGCTGCCAGGCACTGCCCATGTGGAAATGTGGCACGCAGATGACAGGCAATGTGCTCAGACAGCTGTATAAAGGTTTAAGCTCTTTCCTCAGCTCATCAGTCTGCTTCTGACAGCACTCAGTCCTGCAGTACTGCAGATGCTGTAAAGGGTCCAAGCATGAAAAACGGGGGGCTTCAAAGCAATCGTCTTCATATGCCACTGTACAAAGCAGCGTAAGGTAAAGGTGAGGCCATGATACACTGGAAACATTTGGAGGCAGTGGACGTTTGCCAGAGTTGTAGATCATCTACATTCTTCACAAGACTTGCCTATTTTTCAATCACAATTATGCAGATTCTAAAGTGCCCATTAATGCTGCTCCTGATTGTGACCCTCAGAATCTAAATTGGTCTTAATGCAATTTATGGAATGTTCTCATAATAATCAGGCGACGTCTCAGAGAATCTGGGAACTTGAGTCAAAACAAGTGGAGATTAGGGATCAAATTTTGCATTTACATTAGgaacacaaagacaaatgtaAGTTTCTTTCATAGTTAATCAGTAGAATTTAATTTAACTAAAATGCACTTCTAAAAGTGAGGCTCAACTTTTACAACAGCAGGACATATTCCCCTCACTTAAGATCCTCAGTCTATTGATGACAGAGCAGAGAGTGGCTAATATGTATGTGACAGATATAATTAAACAGTGAATTATGATCAAATTTCGTCACTGATAGTTCTGTCACTCACTGTAAAATAATGAACAAGTGTTCAATTCATCTCAGTTACAGATGGTCACAAAAGATTTCATCACTTAATCCACAGCTGGAGAAAATCACTAATGTGCTCTAGATTCCTTTGATACATGGGGGAAACGAGGTTACTATCTCATCTGATCCAAACACTGCAGTTTaccaaaaaaagaacaataatTTGCTTCAGGAGTTTTCTTCAACACATGTCTTCAAACAGAGTTTGAAAGCATATTAGTAAACCAATCCCGTGAAatgaaaggaaggaaaaaatcaaaaacaaaacatgaattaaGTGCTGAAAAAATAATTGCAGAATACAGTTTTTTCTTGATTTAACCACGATagttttttcttaaataaataacttCTGTTTTGTAAAGACACTTTTTGAAACAGTAGACATACCCTAATTCCCAAAGTCATTGAATAAACATCACCAGCCACTGATTTGCCAAACACACGAGTCTGTTCCTCCATGTGTGAGCCACAGTCCTCACAACCAAATGTCAGTAATGTCCTGTCAGTAATGTTTTTATGTAATTCCATCAGTTTTATAATGTCTCAGTTTGAAAAAAAGTATTAGATTTGGGTCTCTTGTACATTGTCTTTTGAGCTGGCCCGGATTAACAAAGGTTCGTGCGCTGAGCTGTGTATGGAGTTGATAGTGGAGGCATGGTTGTATGCAGTCTTATAGGTGTTATAATGGTTGAGGTGCTCGTGCTCAAGAGGAGGCAGGGTCAGGTGGCCCTCCATGCCCGGGCCTCCTGTTACACAGTCCTCGTCCACATTGATGATCTCAATGGTGCGTGTGGGCGCATGGTGGTTCTGCTGGTGGTGCTGTTTGCGCATCTTATAGAAGATAATCAGCATGACTGCTGCCATGAGTGTGATTGCAACGAAGCAGCCAATGATGATCTTGGTCGTCTTCATTACCTCATCCAAGCCGTTCAGCGAGCCCTCCCCACCCAGCTCCGTGACAGGGATTGTGTAAGTCTTCTCTGTGGCGCGGGTAGAGACTGGGGTCCGGACTGTGGTGGTAGTTGTAGAGGTGGGTGAAACAGACTCCCACATACCAGCAGAGGGAGTGGGGCCTACCTTCTGTTGCACTGCGGTGGTGAAGCCTTCATTATGTGGCGTTTCTATGgtttccactgtcactgtggtGAAGTAGCTAAAGCTGCTGTTCTCTGTTGAGGACACATTGAGTGTGgcagatgctgttgtgttacctGCAGAATTACTGACCATACATGTGTACGTGCCCGTGTCCTGCATGGTAACATTGGTGAAGTTCAGAGTGCCGTCATTCAGCACGGAGATTCTGACCTTGTAAGCACCGTGTGTCATGATGGAACCATTGGGTGTAATCCAGCTTACTGAGGTCAAGGAGCTGGCTCTGCATTTCAACTCCGCAGCACTTCCCTCTGTCACATTTAGGTCTGCGGGAGGCTCCACAATAACAGGAGCATAACAGTGAAAGTAGTTCTGGTCCAGCTCGCCAATGTATCGTCCCTTGTGGTGGGTTGGTGAGCTGCAGCGCGCGCAGCAGCTGGTGTTTGCTGGTACCATTTCCTTAAGCCACCAGCTTAGCCAGAGGATGTCACAGTTACAATTCCACGGGTTGTGGTGCAAGTGCACCCTCTCCAGGTGATGTAAAGGAGTGAAGAGATCATGGGGCAAGAGGGTAAGGTTGTTATGGGCTAGATTGAGCTCCACTAGTGACTGCAGGTCATCGAAAGAGTTCCTTTCTATGGTCTGGATCTGGGCATGCATCATCCATAGCTTCTGCAAATGGATGAGCCCTTTAAAAGAGCCAGGTCGGATGACAGTTAGCTGGTTCCCCGACATCTCCAGTTCATCCAGCTTCACCAGGGGAATAAGGTTGGGAATTTCCTTCAGATTGCACATTCCCAGATTTAAGTAGCGTAGATTGCTCAGCCCTTCAAAGGCCCCCTCAGATATGTAGGAGAGCCGTTTGAGCTCCCCAAGGTCCAACCGCCGTAATGAGGGCACTCTGTTGAAAGCATAGGAGGGAATGCTCTCTATGGGGTTATTCCTCAGCCAAAGCTCCTTTAGTTTGGACAAGTACTCAAATGCCCCGTTTGGGATAGTGGTGAGGCGGTTATCAAAAAGCTCCAAGGTATTGAGACTGGCCAGTCCATTGAAGGCCCCAAGCTCAATTTTGCGTATGTGGTTTTTGCTCAGCTGCAGGATCTCCAGATGTCTCAGGTGCTTGAAGCTGTCCACCTTTATGACCTGAATGAGATTTTCTTGCAGATTCAGGTAGCGCGTGTTGGTGGAGATGCCATCAGGGACATCCCGCAGGCCTCGCCGCGTGCAGATGACTTTGCTGAACTGGTTGCTACAGGAGCAGACAGAAGGGCACGTCTGAGCACGTACCAGCCCTGCCACCACCA is part of the Epinephelus lanceolatus isolate andai-2023 chromosome 5, ASM4190304v1, whole genome shotgun sequence genome and encodes:
- the lrrc4ca gene encoding leucine rich repeat containing 4C, a; this encodes MLNKMTSSQQQQMMRGPRWNRALSDPLFVLLLALQLLVVAGLVRAQTCPSVCSCSNQFSKVICTRRGLRDVPDGISTNTRYLNLQENLIQVIKVDSFKHLRHLEILQLSKNHIRKIELGAFNGLASLNTLELFDNRLTTIPNGAFEYLSKLKELWLRNNPIESIPSYAFNRVPSLRRLDLGELKRLSYISEGAFEGLSNLRYLNLGMCNLKEIPNLIPLVKLDELEMSGNQLTVIRPGSFKGLIHLQKLWMMHAQIQTIERNSFDDLQSLVELNLAHNNLTLLPHDLFTPLHHLERVHLHHNPWNCNCDILWLSWWLKEMVPANTSCCARCSSPTHHKGRYIGELDQNYFHCYAPVIVEPPADLNVTEGSAAELKCRASSLTSVSWITPNGSIMTHGAYKVRISVLNDGTLNFTNVTMQDTGTYTCMVSNSAGNTTASATLNVSSTENSSFSYFTTVTVETIETPHNEGFTTAVQQKVGPTPSAGMWESVSPTSTTTTTVRTPVSTRATEKTYTIPVTELGGEGSLNGLDEVMKTTKIIIGCFVAITLMAAVMLIIFYKMRKQHHQQNHHAPTRTIEIINVDEDCVTGGPGMEGHLTLPPLEHEHLNHYNTYKTAYNHASTINSIHSSAHEPLLIRASSKDNVQETQI